The genomic DNA CTCTACCGCCTGTCAAATCTCGACTGTTGATTTACCCCCGCTCCGCCAGGGGGATATAGCGTTGGTGGCGTTCGCCTGTGTAGACCTGCGTCGGTCGGAACAGCCGATTATCCGACAACTGCTCCCGCCAATGGGCCAGCCACCCCGCCGCACGGGCAATCGCAAACACTGGTGTAAACAGATCTTCTGGGATCCCTAACTTGGCGTAAACCAACCCTGAGTAGAAATCCACATTCGGGTAAATCCCCTTCGGCCCTAGCAGCTCCTCACACACCCGCTCAATTTCCACAGCAATATCGTAGTACTTGTCGCGGCCATAGCGCTCAAACAGTTCTTCCGCAATGCGCTGCAGGGTAATGGCACGGGGATCCTTCACCTTGTAAACGCGGTGCCCTAGACCCATAATGCGTTGTTTTTTGGCCAGCTTATCTTCGATGAAGGAGCGCACATTTTCCACCGAGCCGATTTGCCGCAGCATCATCATCACCTCTTGGTTGGCCCCCCCGTGCAACAGTCCTGAAAGGGTACCCACCGCTGTCGCCAGGGTACTGTAGGGGTTAGCCAAGGTGGAGGCACTCACCAAAAGAGCAAAAGTAGAGGCGTTGACCGTGTGTTCGGCGTGCAAAATCAGGCAGGTGTCGAAAATGCGGGCCAACCAGGGATCCGGCTTCTTGCCCGAGAGCATGTACAGGAAATTAGCCGAATGATCCAGGCTATCGTCCGGAGGGATCGGGTCATTGCCTTGGCGCATCTGATGAAACATCGCCACCATCGTCGGCAGCTTCGATAGCAGGCGAGTGACCGTGCCAAACACATAATTGGGATCCATCTCCTGCAGCGGATAAAACAAACCCAAGCCTGCCACACAGGTTTGCAGCGCATCCATCGGGTGGCCCGACTCCGGGAAAGATTTGATCATGTCGCGGATGCGGTATTTTACCCGCCGATGACCCCGGATCGCCTGCTCAAAACTGTGCAGATCCGATTGCTTCGGCAGCTCCCCAAAAATGAGCAGATAGGCTGTTTCCAAAAACGT from Thermostichus vulcanus str. 'Rupite' includes the following:
- a CDS encoding citrate synthase — encoded protein: MADGEYKPGLEGVPATRSNISFVDGQAGILEYRGIPIQELTAHSTFLETAYLLIFGELPKQSDLHSFEQAIRGHRRVKYRIRDMIKSFPESGHPMDALQTCVAGLGLFYPLQEMDPNYVFGTVTRLLSKLPTMVAMFHQMRQGNDPIPPDDSLDHSANFLYMLSGKKPDPWLARIFDTCLILHAEHTVNASTFALLVSASTLANPYSTLATAVGTLSGLLHGGANQEVMMMLRQIGSVENVRSFIEDKLAKKQRIMGLGHRVYKVKDPRAITLQRIAEELFERYGRDKYYDIAVEIERVCEELLGPKGIYPNVDFYSGLVYAKLGIPEDLFTPVFAIARAAGWLAHWREQLSDNRLFRPTQVYTGERHQRYIPLAERG